A region from the Malus domestica chromosome 07, GDT2T_hap1 genome encodes:
- the LOC103408782 gene encoding putative cyclic nucleotide-gated ion channel 8, which yields MEEKTREVGLWLAKKGIPERENRDRKLHVIKKVQQELEDDEAGNLDGLFHSLSLDQQTFIQSCIPLNTMKKVRMLQNMDEFELKAICEQFKPRKYTNGNIIIEAGKPFEMMVLIVDGLVKIEDCTCDLQLRGGDLYGQILIPWLSRKYSRGNLLLATKSLVAVGDVEALVLMATDLDSVLHKFTSHFRIYYYEVEDQLESHQTHVKALRLSTDEKGRRQAQ from the exons ATGGAGGAGAAAACTCGAGAGGTAGGATTGTGGTTGGCTAAAAAAGGTATCCCTGAAAGAGAAAATAGGGATAGAAAGTTGCATGTCATTAAAAAGGTGCAACAAGAACTTGAAGACGATGAAGCAGGTAACTTGGATGGTCTCTTCCATTCTCTTTCCTTGGATCAGCAAACTTTTATCCAAAGTTGTATACCGTTGAATACGATGAAGAAG GTTCGAATGCttcaaaacatggatgaattcgAGTTGAAAGCAATCTGTGAGCAATTTAAGCCCAGGAAGTATACTAACGGCAATATTATTATAGAAGCGGGTAAACCATTTGAAATGATGGTGTTGATCGTGGATGGACTTGTAAAGATTGAAGATTGTACTTGTGATCTACAACTAAGGGGAGGAGATTTATATGGACAAATACTGATACCTTGGCTGTCAAGGAAATACTCTCGTGGCAACCTGCTCTTGGCAACCAAATCCCTAGTTGCAGTTGGTGATGTTGAAGCCCTAGTTCTCATGGCTACCGACTTGGACAGTGTCTTACATAAATTCACGTCGCATTTCAGGATATACTACTACGAAGTCGAAGACCAATTGGAAAGCCATCAAACACATGTTAAGGCACTCCGGCTCAGTACTGATGAAAAAGGCCGCAGACAAGCACAGTGA
- the LOC103419613 gene encoding uncharacterized protein, with amino-acid sequence MPVSGNEETGVKSVTQKSSDYSAGVPIKKRRFFMSPPSPPPEEPSLFPEKIDSILKEQSSPARGSTPSFVSITSSGLSDAKKIPESDYRRGNSDIANVSVAQGNDNMFKVKLEEPIPGIHSSALDDIRRKGKLILSDNPAPEVTLRKSELTLAPNEALAATVGKEIVHSQSKVEVKCKEEMPAVAEGTELSLGLKEHLAPALTGPVIGGDWSYRNQDNLEPMSLNLSLSEEKTSSQCESSGKGLSSLGADMSECRANWDLNTPMDAWTDTVIDSSISFDESNATGGPDCKTGLVGAGVNKEKLSIVESQNRANETDSSTLANQYKSNDSLLLRLSSPSLQSNQCQNPSSSSSRMDLHRVISAINSHRLSGPIRNLNLGNYKTVKSEPFDEGVKLDVNVSKPSNTGLVDCSRAVKCGVVEQGNLGAVKSSNTSTQKSVDPRPIKSEPTHVDTRETIKSIEGTSVQLDKHLIQGVDNHSGDMTLPMTSEMSCRDGKTDLTMSRDVTKHSGNVNEYAPMEACQFKDQVAASQGLDTKGNNTRTEDGNIDRESCKLKCMNDQLLDSRGSGEDCASDEEKINISADMLEDSYGSDCESDGARALETAMDTKQDGKGNDYEDGKVQVSVELTAVEEPICKAREVEHDDNDDLDNKGTEFVGPINNVHLTSFYNEAKDNKDNLAETSNNNYTESFDVVLNDKSDKGSNDDMCLQEPLAVENLTSGAGVEGSAEPDDQSGKMDAQKCQDAEFSEQVTNGSQGTVVDIGQCIKLNVNNTDLVPMSDSNLSKTSGSGDNAAKDTSYGGQRSRIITLPRSSTVSPSKSRSISGQPLPSRVGKEILPDVATEEDNIHSRGRVEPYIDRNPVFSRERYQDQSLRYYRLAPRRGRGRMNSRGDWGSDRNYASELYNNQTNYRVPRHKYALDVSDADLEYNTYNMASDSAFAGTGRGGRNLSNDGPLPYHIPSRRRSPVGAHMPRQNPRNISPTRCMGEDAPNLVGMRHNEKFMRGFPNDFANPMFTRTQPSYDRVDGQFGRGNRNFSFVQRRGIPRVRSKSPIRSRTRSPGPWPSPRRRSPDGFGGPRELTHRRSPPVYRMGRFRSPDGPCFPGEMVIRRNPSNDLRNMDSGRDHGPTRSVIPNRSPSGRNLVRNRRFDVIDPRERPNNDDYFGGPMHSSRLHELGGDGNGDERRRFGERRGPVRSFRPYNGADGETFHLNGEDGPRPLRFFPDDSTEFQERGNLRGRDFDRRIKNRPGNAPRRIRGIEDQEANYKHVEQPWHDGGFDDTSQVKRTRF; translated from the exons ATGCCGGTATCGGGAAATGAAGAG ACTGGGGTTAAATCCGTCACCCAGAAATCTAGTGATTATAGTGCAGGTGTTCCTATCAAGAAAAGGAGGTTTTTCATGAGTCCTCCTTCACCTCCTCCTGAAGAACCATCTTTGTTTCCAGAAAAAATTGACTCAATACTGAAGGAACAATCTAGCCCAGCTCGGGGGTCGACTCCTTCATTTGTTAGTATCACCAGTTCTGGACTTTCTGATGCCAAAAAGATTCCTGAATCCGATTATAGAAGAGGAAACTCTGACATTGCAAATGTTAGTGTGGCCCAAGGAAATGATAATATGTTTAAAGTCAAACTCGAAGAACCTATCCCCGGAATTCACTCAAGTGCTTTGGATGACATCCGGAGGAAAGGGAAGCTTATCTTGTCTGATAATCCTGCACCTGAGGTGACTTTAAGGAAAAGTGAATTGACTTTAGCACCAAATGAAGCTCTTGCAGCTACTGTAGGGAAGGAGATTGTGCATAGCCAAAGTAAAGTAGAAGTGAAGTGTAAAGAAGAAATGCCTGCTGTTGCTGAGGGAACTGAATTGTCATTAGGTTTAAAGGAACATCTTGCTCCAGCTTTGACAGGACCGGTTATTGGTGGTGACTGGAGTTACCGGAATCAGGATAACTTGGAGCCTATGTCACTGAATTTGTCTTTAAGTGAAGAAAAAACCAGCAGCCAATGTGAAAGTAGTGGTAAAGGTTTGAGTTCCCTTGGTGCTGATATGAGTGAATGTCGAGCAAACTGGGATTTGAATACACCAATGGATGCATGGACAGATACTGTTATTGATTCTTCCATATCCTTTGATGAGAGTAACGCAACTGGTGGGCCGGATTGCAAAACTGGGTTGGTTGGAGCTGGtgttaacaaagaaaaactgTCCATTGTTGAGAGCCAGAACAGAGCTAATGAGACCGACTCATCCACACTTGCTAACCAGTACAAGTCCAATGACTCCCTTCTTTTGCGCCTTAGTTCACCTTCCTTGCAGTCAAACCAGTGTCAAAACCCTTCTAGTTCATCCAGCAGAATGGATTTACATAGGGTGATATCTGCTATAAACTCACATAGATTGTCTGGGCCTATTAGAAATTTGAACTTGGGTAATTATAAAACTGTGAAATCAGAACCGTTTGATGAGGGTGTCAAGCTGGATGTTAACGTATCTAAACCCAGTAACACAGGACTAGTAGATTGTAGTAGAGCAGTAAAGTGTGGAGTTGTTGAGCAGGGGAATCTTGGAGCTGTTAAGTCTTCAAATACGAGCACCCAAAAATCAGTTGATCCTAGACCCATAAAATCTGAACCAACTCATGTGGATACTCGAGAAACCATCAAGTCAATTGAAGGAACATCAGTCCAACTGGATAAACATTTGATACAAGGTGTGGATAATCATTCTGGTGACATGACGTTGCCTATGACTTCAGAGATGTCTTGCCGTGATGGAAAGACAGATTTGACTATGAGCAGGGATGTGACAAAGCATTCAGGAAACGTTAATGAATATGCGCCTATGGAAGCTTGTCAATTCAAAGATCAGGTTGCTGCATCTCAGGGTCTTGATACTAAGGGAAACAATACGAGAACAGAAGATGGTAATATTGACCGTGAGAGTTGTAAATTGAAGTGTATGAATGATCAGTTACTTGATTCACGGGGAAGTGGTGAGGATTGTGCCAGTGATGAGGAAAAGATTAATATATCTGCGGATATGCTGGAAGATTCTTATGGTTCTGATTGTGAATCAGATGGTGCTCGTGCTTTAGAAACAGCTATGGATACTAAACAAGATGGTAAGGGTAATGATTATGAAGATGGCAAGGTCCAAGTGTCAGTTGAGCTTACTGCTGTAGAGGAACCAATATGTAAGGCAAGAGAAGTGGAACATGATGATAATGACGATTTAGATAATAAAGGGACGGAGTTTGTGGGACCTATTAACAATGTTCATCTTACTTCATTCTATAATGAGGCAAAAGACAACAAAGACAATCTTGCTGAAACAAGTAACAATAATTATACAGAATCTTTTGATGTAGTTCTTAATGATAAATCTGATAAGGGCTCTAATGATGATATGTGTTTGCAAGAACCATTAGCTGTTGAAAATCTAACCAGCGGAGCTGGTGTTGAAGGGTCAGCAGAACCTGATGACCAATCGGGGAAGATGGATGCCCAGAAATGTCAGGATGCAGAGTTCTCCGAGCAAGTCACTAATGGAAGCCAAGGAACTGTAGTGGATATTGGTCAGTGTATAAAGCTGAATGTAAATAACACTGACCTGGTACCAATGAGTGACTCAAATTTGTCCAAAACATCTGGTAGTGGTGATAATGCTGCTAAGGATACCAGTTATGGAGGACAACGGAGCCGGATAATAACTTTGCCTCGATCTTCAACTGTTTCTCCGAGTAAATCGAGGTCTATTTCAGGACAGCCTTTGCCATCAAGAGTTGGAAAAGAAATATTACCTGATGTAGCAACAGAGGAAGATAATATACATTCTCGAGGGAG AGTTGAACCATATATTGACAGAAACCCCGTATTTTCAAGGGAGCGATACCAAGATCAATCACTGAGATATTATAGATTGGCTCCTAGACGTGGTAGAGGGAGGATGAATAGTCGCGGTGATTGGGGTTCTGATCGTAACTATGCTTCGGAGCTTTATAATAATCAAACAAACTATCGTGTCCCCAGGCATAAATATGCCCTCGATGTTTCTGATGCTGACCTTGAATATAATACTTACAATATGGCTTCAGATAGTGCATTTGCTGGTACAGGTCGTGGAGGAAGGAATCTTTCAAATGATGGACCACTTCCCTACCATATACCCTCAAGGAGGCGGTCTCCTGTTGGAGCACACATGCCTCGCCAAAATCCAAGAAATATTAGCCCAACCAGATGCATGGGTGAAGATGCTCCAAATTTGGTTGGAATGAGGCATAACGAGaagtttatgaggggtttcccTAATGATTTTGCAAACCCCATGTTCACTCGTACCCAACCTTCATATGACAGAGTAGATGGTCAATTTGGACGAGGAAATCGGAACTTTTCTTTTGTACAGAGGAGAGGGATTCCTAGAGTTCGGTCAAAATCACCAATAAGGTCCAGGACTCGCTCTCCTGGGCCATGGCCGTCTCCTAGAAGAAGATCCCCAGATGGGTTTGGTGGTCCTAGAGAACTAACTCATCGAAGGTCTCCACCAGTTTACAGGATGGGGAGGTTTAGATCCCCCGATGGCCCATGTTTTCCCGGAGAGATGGTGATTAGGAGGAATCCGTCAAATGATTTGAGGAATATGGATTCTGGAAGAGACCACGGTCCTACAAGATCTGTTATTCCTAATAGGAGTCCTTCTGGCCGGAATTTAGTCAGAAACAGGAGATTTGACGTCATAGATCCTCGAGAGAGGCCAAATAATGACGATTACTTTGGTGGCCCCATGCATTCTAGTCGTTTGCATGAGCTTGGtggtgatggaaatggtgatgAGAGAAGAAGATTTGGTGAGAGACGTGGACCTGTCCGTTCATTCAGACCTTATAATGGTGCTGATGGTGAGACATTTCATCTTAACGGAGAGGATGGACCTAGGCCTTTGAGGTTCTTCCCAGATGATAGTACCGAGTTTCAAGAAAGAGGCAATTTGAGGGGAAGGGACTTTGACAGAAGGATTAAGAATCGGCCAGGAAATGCACCTAGAAGAATAAGAGGGATTGAGGACCAAGAAGCTAATTACAAACACGTTGAGCAGCCTTGGCATGATGGTGGGTTTGATGATACGTCACAAGTGAAGAGAACAAGATTTTAA